The Lycium ferocissimum isolate CSIRO_LF1 chromosome 1, AGI_CSIRO_Lferr_CH_V1, whole genome shotgun sequence genome includes a region encoding these proteins:
- the LOC132050716 gene encoding 11S globulin seed storage protein 2-like produces MVVTTRLLLAILLSAFLLSAANAVRDYQGQKGQYGQRGTRLTQAQQCRLQRLTASHPTDRIESEGGVTELWDENEEQFQCAGVAPMRLVVRRNSLSLPNFHPMPRLVYVERGQGILSITHPGCAETFQSQPQTFQAGREPRGERGQGRRGDRHQKVHRIRQGDIVAIPAGAAHWAFNDGEEEFVAIMVNDLNHRSNQLDQNMRAFYLAGGVPESGRLRTQAGLRRQQSTQRFQNIFRAFDTELMAEAFNIPQELVRRMQEQSERGLIVNVREGMSMIRSDEEEEEEFEERPRRGQQWWEEVTGNGLEENICTMKIHTNIETQRQADVFSRQAGKVNHVGRIKLPVLKYIDMSASKVNLYPNALFSPHWTLTGHSVLYVQRGDAQVQVVDHSGQQVMNDRVNQGEMFVVPQYFPATLRAGQNGFEFVVFRTSSQPMNNQLAGYTSVIRAMPVEVLTHAYQISPNQAQRLKTNRGGESLLLSPQRKFS; encoded by the exons ATGGTGGTCACTACTAGGCTCTTGCTAGCTATACTCCTCTCTGCTTTTCTCTTATCTGCAGCAAATGCAGTTAGAGATTATCAGGGTCAGAAAGGTCAGTACGGTCAGCGAGGCACTCGTCTGACTCAAGCTCAACAATGCCGTTTACAAAGGCTCACTGCTAGCCATCCCACTGACCGCATAGAGTCAGAGGGCGGCGTCACTGAGTTGTGGGACGAGAACGAGGAGCAATTCCAGTGCGCTGGAGTTGCTCCTATGAGGCTTGTTGTTCGCCGTAATTCTCTTTCTCTGCCTAACTTTCATCCCATGCCACGCTTGGTTTACGTCGAGCGTGGCCAGGGAATACTTAGTATTACCCACCCGGGCTGTGCTGAGACTTTCCAGTCTCAGCCACAGACCTTCCAGGCTGGCAGAGAGCCAAGGGGAGAGAGGGGCCAAGGCCGCAGAGGCGACCGGCACCAGAAAGTCCACCGCATTCGCCAAGGTGATATCGTGGCAATTCCAGCTGGCGCTGCTCATTGGGCCTTTAACGATGGTGAGGAAGAGTTTGTCGCCATCATGGTTAACGACCTCAACCATCGGTCCAACCAGCTCGACCAGAACATGAGG GCATTTTACTTGGCTGGTGGAGTACCAGAAAGTGGGAGGCTAAGAACTCAAGCTGGTCTAAGACGACAGCAAAGCACGCAAAGGTTCCAGAACATTTTCCGTGCTTTTGATACAGAATTGATGGCTGAGGCTTTCAACATTCCACAAGAGCTTGTGAGGAGGATGCAAGAACAGAGCGAACGTGGATTAATTGTCAATGTCAGGGAAGGAATGAGCATGATTAGGTccgatgaagaagaagaagaagaatttgaagAGCGTCCACGACGAGGACAACAGTGGTGGGAGGAAGTAACTGGAAATGGATTGGAAGAAAACATTTGCACAATGAAAATCCACACCAACATTGAAACCCAAAGACAAGCTGATGTCTTCTCAAGGCAAGCCGGGAAAGTTAACCATGTCGGTCGCATAAAACTTCCCGTCCTTAAGTACATAGACATGAGTGCTTCAAAAGTGAACCTATATCCG AATGCACTGTTTAGCCCACATTGGACACTGACCGGCCACAGCGTGCTATACGTGCAAAGAGGAGATGCGCAAGTGCAAGTAGTAGATCACAGCGGGCAACAAGTGATGAACGACAGAGTGAATCAAGGAGAGATGTTTGTAGTTCCTCAGTACTTCCCCGCAACTCTGAGAGCCGGGCAGAATGGATTTGAATTTGTGGTGTTTAGGACAAGCAGTCAACCAATGAACAACCAACTTGCAGGTTACACATCAGTGATTAGAGCAATGCCTGTTGAGGTCCTTACACACGCCTACCAGATTTCTCCGAATCAAGCTCAGCGTTTGAAGACGAACAGGGGTGGAGAGAGTTTGCTGCTATCTCCCCAGAGAAAGTTCTCTTAA
- the LOC132062709 gene encoding uncharacterized protein LOC132062709, translated as MILISRKRRSPLFMPRMCSVKEEYREKGFTKHCDLIAHLLVAEQNNDLLMKNHENRPTGAAPFPEVNEVYAHYSRRGKGRGRDSGRGRSRDNGQGRNNFPGVNHSSKKNYYQKGKKKDEGHGVPEARDSENKCYRCGGSGHWSHTCRTPKHLVELYQASMKRKEKNPEANFISEDQVDITHLDVADFFEHPEGKIDHLIGDGFIVKND; from the coding sequence ATGATTCTGATAAGTCGGAAAAGACGTTCTCCACTTTTCATGCCTCGAATGTGCTCCGTTAAAGAAGAATATCGAGAGAAAGGTTTCACAAAGCATTGTGATTTGATTGCTCATCTTCTTGTGGCTGAACAAAATAATGATTTGCTGATGAAAAATCACGAGAATCGACCTACTGGCGCTGCaccattccctgaagtgaatgaagTGTATGCCCACTACTCTAGGCGTGGCAAAGGTCGTGGTCGTGATAGTGGTCGTGGTCGTAGTCGTGATAATGGTCAAGGAAGAAATAATTTCCCTGGCGTTAATCATTCTTCGAAGAAAAATTACTaccaaaaggggaaaaagaaggaTGAGGGGCATGGAGTGCCAGAAGCACGTGACTCAGAAAATAAATGCTATCGTTGTGGTGGAAGTGGACACTGGTCACATACATGTCGGACGCCAAAGCACTTGGTTGAGCTTTATCAAGCATcaatgaaaaggaaagagaaaaatcctGAAGCTAATTTTATCTCTGAAGATCAAGTTGATATTACTCACTTGGATGTTGCCGATTTTTTTGAGCACCCTGAAGGAAAAATAGATCACTTGATTGGTGATGGATTTATTGTTAAGAATGATTGA
- the LOC132050742 gene encoding 11S globulin seed storage protein Jug r 4-like yields the protein MGSSWLCFSLSLLLVLHGTFAQQRYQQQQGECQLNRLNPQEPNVRIQAEAGVTEIFDPNSQQFQCAGVSLIRHVIQSRGMLLPSYLNTPLLAYVERGRGFYGILNSGCPETFQSSQQFQQGERGAGSRFQDRHQRIGQFRQGDIVAFPAGAAHWAYNEGNEELVLVVFEDSSNNANQLDQTSRRFFIAGNPQQGEQQQGQGGGRSLRRQQFQSGNVFSGFEDELLAEAFGVDRETARKLKGQDDQRGHIVNIEQGLRVVRPPFSQEQEEREERQEQGQYGPRMNGIEETICSAKVRQNIDNPARADIYNPQAGRFTTANSLTLPILNFLRLSAARGVLYRNSIMAPHWVTNAHSVIYITRGEARIQIVDHRGQAVLDDRVRQGQVVVVPQNYAVVKHAENEGVEWVEFNTNSNAMINTLSGRTSAIRGLPVDVIANSYQISRDEARRLKFNREETLIFRASGRSRSSERIAAA from the exons ATGGGTTCTAGTTGGCTTTGTTTCTCTTTGAGTTTGCTTCTGGTTTTGCATGGTACCTTTGCTCAGCAAAGATACCAACAACAGCAAGGCGAGTGTCAACTCAATAGACTTAACCCTCAAGAACCCAATGTTCGCATTCAAGCTGAAGCTGGTGTAACTGAGATATTCGACCCAAATAGCCAGCAGTTCCAATGTGCTGGCGTATCCCTTATTCGCCACGTCATCCAGTCTAGAGGCATGTTGTTGCCTTCTTACCTTAACACTCCTCTGCTTGCCTATGTTGAACGAG GTAGGGGATTTTATGGTATCTTGAATTCTGGATGCCCTGAAACATTCCAGTCATCACAGCAATTTCAGCAAGGTGAAAGGGGTGCAGGTTCAAGATTCCAAGATCGACACCAGAGGATTGGACAGTTCAGACAGGGTGACATTGTTGCCTTCCCTGCTGGAGCTGCTCACTGGGCTTATAATGAAGGAAATGAGGAGCTTGTTCTTGTTGTTTTCGAGGACAGCAGTAACAATGCCAACCAGCTCGATCAAACTTCAAGG AGATTCTTCATAGCTGGAAACCCACAACAAGGAGAACAGCAACAGGGACAAGGAGGTGGTCGCAGCTTGCGCAGGCAACAATTCCAATCTGGAAATGTCTTCAGTGGCTTTGAAGATGAGTTGCTGGCTGAGGCATTCGGCGTAGACAGGGAAACAGCAAGGAAGCTTAAGGGACAGGATGACCAGAGAGGCCACATTGTTAACATTGAACAAGGTCTTAGAGTTGTGAGGCCACCATTCTCACAAGAACAAGAGGAGCGCGAGGAGAGACAAGAACAAGGACAGTATGGTCCTCGCATGAACGGAATTGAGGAAACCATCTGTTCCGCTAAAGTCAGGCAGAACATCGACAACCCCGCTCGTGCTGATATCTACAACCCACAGGCTGGACGCTTCACCACTGCCAACAGCCTCACTCTTCCCATTCTCAACTTCCTCAGACTCAGCGCCGCTAGAGGAGTTCTCTACAGA AACTCAATCATGGCACCACACTGGGTGACGAACGCACACAGCGTAATCTACATAACAAGGGGAGAAGCAAGGATCCAGATAGTTGATCACAGAGGACAAGCAGTGCTAGATGACAGAGTTCGACAGGGGCAGGTTGTGGTAGTACCACAGAACTACGCCGTGGTGAAGCACGCCGAAAACGAAGGTGTTGAGTGGGTAGAATTCAACACCAACTCCAATGCCATGATCAACACATTGAGTGGACGCACTTCAGCTATTCGAGGATTGCCTGTCGATGTGATCGCTAATTCTTACCAGATTTCGAGGGACGAGGCAAGGAGGCTGAAGTTCAACAGGGAGGAAACTCTAATTTTCCGCGCTTCAGGAAGGTCTCGCTCATCAGAGAGAATTGCTGCTGCTTAA